One stretch of Clavelina lepadiformis chromosome 6, kaClaLepa1.1, whole genome shotgun sequence DNA includes these proteins:
- the LOC143461886 gene encoding uncharacterized protein LOC143461886 isoform X8, with amino-acid sequence MDDKELQYLVVDKKVINDPARQADWTQKRLVWVPSKEHGFEAASLKSDKGDEVVVELADSGKKMSLNKNDVQKMNPPKFTKVEDMADMTCLNEASVLHNLKDRYYSGLIYTYSGLFCVVVNPYKFYPIYTEKVIDMYKGKKRHEVPPHVYAITDTAYRSMLQDREDQSILCTGESGAGKTENTKKVIQFLAHVAASPKGTKAHGAPGELEQQLLQANPILEAFGNAKTVKNDNSSRFGKFIRINFDTSGYISGANIETYLLEKARVHQQAPNERTFHIFYQLLAGANDQLKRELLLQDIKNYRFISNGMQTVAGANDTDVFQETLRAMEIMNISESDVKSMLKVVSAVLSFGNMEFKKERNSDQASMPDNTVAQRVSQLLGIHVVDFTKALLKPKIKVGRDFVHKAQTKEQVDFAVEALAKAQYERLFRWIVDRINRSLDRTTRQGTNFLGILDIAGFEIFEINSFEQLCINMTNEKLQQLFNHTMFILEQEEYRREGIEWKFIDFGLDLQPCINLIESQANPPGILSLLDEECWFPKATDKTFVEKVVKQLGGNPKFQRAKQLKGNCDFSIIHYAGKVDYLATKWLMKNMDPLNDNVTDLLHNSTDQFVSIMWRDMSKVVGLEQLVAAGGESKFSSSHAYKTKKGMFRTVGALYKDQLQKLMVTLRNTNPNFVRCIIPNYDKRPGKINAHLVLEQLRCNGVLEGIRICRQGFPNRVPFQEFRQRYEILTPNILPKDIMDGKKAAIKMINALDLDENLFRIGQSKIFFRSGVLAHLEEERDLKLTDIIIQFQAQCRAYLARKNFSKRKDQLRAIRVIQRNGLAYLKLRNWLWWRLFTKVKPLLQVTRQEEDLNAKERELKVVQEKKEELEKSLADVEKKFAQVCEEKNLLTDQLQSEQEAWAETEEMRGRLAAKKTELEEILRDLEARLDDEEERNLSLTTEKKKMQTNIKDLEEQLDEEEAARQKLQLEKVTLDAKCKKMDEDLNMMEDMQAKIQRERKALEERCNELEGSLGDEEEKAKMLSKMKNKNEAVISDLEERLKKEEKQRQELEKIRRNLEAEIADLRDQIADLQMQVEELKAQNQRKDEELAALQERLDQEQSARSQLTKNFRELQNSQAETQEDLEQERSQRSKAEKQKRDLSEELEALKTELEDSLDTTAAQQEIKSQRERELENLKKTLESETHSFETQLQQMRQKHNSSNEQFQDEIDSLRRNKSTLEKTKSALESENQELQEELRLVSGAKNDSEGKRRKQEAQIQEYSAKLQDTERARNDLQDKYSKAQMELESLSQNLEQVEVQLSRSQKEASQLDSQLQDAQSQSQEETQAKLKLASRIRALDDERAALEEQLEEEEEAKKIVEKQLSTANHALQELRKRMEADGEALDGLEESKKRLQRELEDRNQQLEEKAAQCDKLEKTNKRLQADVDDLSVESDHNRSVISQLEKKQRQFDKALADERLVSSKYAEERDQADREAREKDTKAISLSHECDELKDRIDELERVRRSQQSELDELISSKDATGKSAHELERSKRNLESQLEELKTQLEELEDELQVTEDAKLRLEVNLQAAKANFDREMQARDDQAEEKRRGIMKQLREMEAELEEERKQRSSASAAKKKLEMDFNDLESNIDAATKAKEDAIKQLKKAQAQLKDYHREIDDLRQSRDDLLISSRESEKKAKNLEADMMQAQEDLSASERQRRAAEAERDDLQEELSGGLKDKSVQADERRRLELRINEVEEEREDMESSLEMMDEKIRKLTSQNEQFANELSAERSALQKQESAKSHLERQNKELKIKLSEMEQTIRTKQKNAIASLEAKIASAEEQLEGEAKERAAANKLLRRSDKKLKESLMQIEDERRHADQYKEQVDKINGRVKALKRQLDDTEEEVSRANAGKRKIQRDLDDMSEQNETLQREVNQLRNKLRRGDTGIRSSKSSRYRLQHLQDSDDDGAEGDGETTAAATGEA; translated from the exons ATGGATGACAAGGAATTGCAATACCTGGTCGTGGACAAGAAAGTGATCAATGACCCTGCACGTCAGGCGGACTGGACGCAGAAGCGGCTGGTCTGGGTGCCCTCCAAGGAACACGGTTTCGAAGCTGCCAGTCTTAAGAGTGATAAAGGCGATGAAGTGGTTGTTGAGCTAGCTGACAGTGGCAAGAAAATGTCGCTCAATAAAAATGATGTGCAAAAAATGAATCCGCCGAAATTTACCAAAGTAGAAGACATGGCAGACATGACCTGCCTCAATGAAGCCTCTGTGCTACACAATCTTAAAGACAGATACTACTCCGGTCTCATTTAT ACATACTCTGGATTGTTCTGTGTGGTTGTCAACCCTTACAAATTCTATCCAATTTACACTGAAAAAGTCATTGACATGTACAAGGGTAAGAAACGTCACGAGGTGCCACCCCACGTATATGCCATAACAGATACAGCATACAGGAGCATGTTGCAAG ATCGTGAAGACCAGTCTATTCTCTGCAC TGGTGAATCCGGTGCGggaaaaactgaaaacacTAAAAAAGTGATTCAGTTCCTGGCTCATGTGGCTGCTTCTCCGAAAGGAACAAAAGCTCATGGAGCACCT GGTGAATTGGAGCAGCAACTTCTGCAAGCTAATCCTATCTTGGAGGCATTTGGTAATGCAAAGACTGTCAAAAATGACAATTCTTCAAGATTT GGAAAGTTCATTCGTATCAACTTTGATACTTCGGGTTATATCTCTGGAGCCAACATTGAAACAT ACTTGCTGGAAAAGGCCAGAGTGCATCAACAAGCCCCCAATGAAAGGACTTTCCACATATTCTATCAACTGCTTGCTGGAGCCAATGACCAACTTAAGC GCGAGCTCCTTCTCCAGGATATCAAAAACTACCGCTTCATCTCGAACGGGATGCAAACTGTTGCGGGAGCAAATGATACTGATGTCTTCCAGGAGACTCTTCGGGCCATGGAAATCATGAACATCAGTGAATCAGATGTTAAAT CGATGTTGAAGGTTGTATCCGCTGTTCTATCATTTGGCAACATGGAGTTCAAGAAAGAACGAAACTCAGATCAGGCGTCAATGCCAGACAACACCGTTGCACAACGTGTTTCTCAACTTCTTGGCATTCATGTTGTTGATTTCACGAAGGCCCTTCTGAAACCAAAAATAAAGGTCGGCCGTGATTTCGTGCACAAAGCACAGACCAAAGAACAG GTTGATTTTGCTGTTGAAGCCTTGGCTAAGGCGCAATATGAGCGTCTGTTCCGTTGGATTGTGGACAGAATTAATCGCTCTCTTGACAGGACTACACGACAAGGCACCAACTTCCTTGGTATCTTGGATATTGCTGGATTCGAAATCTTCGAG ATAAACAGTTTTGAACAGCTTTGTATCAATATGACCAACGAAAAACTTCAGCAGCTGTTCAATCATACTATGTTTATACTGGAACAG GAAGAGTATCGCCGTGAAGGCATCGAGTGGAAATTCATCGACTTCGGATTGGACTTGCAACCTTGCATCAACCTCATTGAAAGTCAA GCCAACCCACCTGGGATCCTATCGCTACTGGATGAGGAATGTTGGTTCCCGAAGGCAACCGACAAGACATTTGTGGAAAAAGTTGTCAAGCAACTGGGAGGAAATCCAAAATTTCAACGTGCTAAACAGCTTAAAGGAAACTGTGATTTCTCGATCATTCACTACGCTGGAAAG GTCGATTACTTAGCTACAAAATGGTTAATGAAGAACATGGACCCGTTGAATGACAACGTCACTGACCTTCTCCACAACTCCACCGACCAGTTTGTCAGCATCATGTGGAGGGACA TGTCGAAGGTTGTTGGACTCGAACAACTGGTTGCAGCCGGAGGAGAGTCCAAATTTTCAAGCAGCCATGCTTACAAGACAAAGAAAGGGATGTTTAGGACCGTTGGTGCTCTATACAAGGACCAGCTGCAAAAATTGATGGTCACTTTAAGAAACACCAACCCCAATTTCGTCCG TTGCATCATTCCTAATTATGACAAGAGACCTGGCAAAATCAACGCGCATCTTGTGCTGGAGCAGCTCCGTTGCAATGGTGTATTGGAGGGAATCAGAATCTGCAGACAG GGATTCCCAAATCGTGTTCCCTTTCAAGAGTTCCGTCAGCGTTATGAGATCCTAACTCCCAACATTCTCCCTAAAGACATCATGGATGGAAAGAAAGCTGCCATCAAGATGATCAACGCTCTCGATCTCGACGAGAATCTCTTCAGGATAGGTCAGAGCAAGATCTTCTTCAGGAGCGGTGTCCTGGCTCACTTGGAGGAGGAGAGAGATCTCAAATTGACCGACATTATCATCCAGTTCCAGGCTCAATGCCGCGCCTATCTTGCTCGCAA AAACTTCTCCAAACGCAAGGATCAGCTTCGTGCTATCCGTGTCATCCAGAGGAATGGTCTTGCTTATCTCAAGCTCCGCAACTGGCTGTGGTGGAGACTCTTCACAAAAGTCAAACCTCTCCTGCAAGTCACAAGGCAGGAAGAGGACCTTAACGCAAAAGAGCGGGAACTTAAAGTGGttcaagaaaaaaaagaagagcTTGAAAAGTCTCTCGCTGATGTAGAGAAGAAATTTGCTCAG GTTTGTGAAGAGAAAAATCTGCTCACAGATCAACTTCAGTCAGAGCAAGAAGCGTGGGCGGAGACTGAGGAGATGAGAGGAAGATTGGCTGCCAAGAAGACCGAGCTAGAAGAGATTCTTCGTGATCTTGAAGCTCGACTTGATGATGAAGAGGAGAGAAACCTTTCTCTTACAACAGAGAAGAAGAAGATGCAGACCAACATCAAG GATCTTGAAGAGCAACTGGATGAGGAAGAGGCTGCTCGTCAAAAACTTCAACTGGAGAAAGTAACCTTGGATGCCAAGTGCAAGAAGATGGATGAAGATCTAAATATGATGGAGGACATGCAAGCTAAA ATTCAACGTGAACGTAAAGCACTGGAAGAGAGATGCAATGAACTTGAAGGCTCCCTTGGAGATGAGGAAGAAAAAGCAAAGATGCTTTCTAAGATGAAGAACAAG AATGAAGCGGTCATATCTGATTTAGAGGAGCGCCTTAAGAAAGAAGAGAAACAACGCCAGGAGTTGGAAAAGATCCGCAGAAATCTTGAAGCTGAAATTGCTGATCTTCGTGATCAAATTGCGGATCTTCAGATGCAAGTGGAAGAATTAAAAGCTCAAAATCAACGTAAAGATGAGGAGCTTGCGGCACTTCAAGAAag gcTTGACCAGGAACAGTCGGCCAGGAGCCAACTTACAAAGAACTTCCGTGAACTCCAGAATTCTCAGGCAGAGACCCAGGAAGATCTTGAACAAGAAAGATCCCAGAGGAGCAAAGCCGAGAAGCAGAAGAGAGATCTCAGTGAGGAATTGGAAGCACTCAAGACCGAGTTGGAAGACTCTCTTGATACAACAGCTGCTCAACAAGAAATCAA ATCTCAGCGTGAACGTGAGTTGGAAAATCTGAAGAAGACCCTTGAATCTGAGACACATTCATTCGAAACGCAACTTCAACAGATGAGACAAAAGCACAACAGCTCAAACGAACAATTTCAGGATGAAATTGATTCACTCAGACGA AACAAGTCCACCCTTGAGAAGACAAAATCCGCTTTGGAATCGGAGAACCAAGAACTGCAGGAGGAGCTAAGACTTGTCTCCGGTGCCAAGAATGATTCGGAAGGAAAGCGACGCAAGCAGGAGGCGCAAATCCAGGAGTACAGCGCCAAGTTGCAAGACACAGAACGAGCCCGCAACGACTTGCAGGATAAATACAGCAAAGCACAG ATGGAATTGGAAAGCTTGAGTCAGAATCTTGAACAAGTCGAGGTGCAACTGTCCCGCTCACAGAAGGAGGCATCTCAACTGGACAGTCAACTCCAAGACGCTCAA TCCCAATCGCAAGAGGAGACACAAGCCAAACTGAAGCTTGCATCCCGCATTCGAGCTCTTGATGATGAGAGAGCTGCTTTGGAGGAGCAACTAGAAGAGGAAGAAGAAGCAAAGAAAATTGTCGAGAAGCAACTTAGCACTGCCAACCATGCG ctgCAAGAGCTTCGCAAGAGAATGGAAGCTGATGGTGAAGCTCTCGACGGTCTTGAAGAGTCAAAGAAGAGACTCCAGAGAGAATTGGAAGACAGAAACCAGCAACTGGAAGAGAAAGCCGCCCAGTGTGACAAG ctTGAGAAGACGAACAAGCGCCTCCAAGCCGATGTGGATGACTTGTCTGTTGAATCTGATCACAACCGCTCCGTGATCTCACAATTGGAGAAGAAACAGCGTCAATTTGACAAAGCTCTTGCCGACGAGCGTCTTGTCTCCTCCAAGTACGCTGAAGAACGTGACCAAGCTGACCGTGAAGCGCGCGAGAAGGACACGAAAGCCATCTCACTCAGCCATGAGTGCGATGAACTCAAGGATAGG ATTGATGAGCTTGAGCGTGTACGTCGCTCACAACAATCGGAACTTGACGAATTGATCAGCTCCAAAGATGCTACAG GTAAAAGTGCTCACGAGCTTGAGCGCAGCAAACGTAATCTTGAGAGTCAGCTTGAGGAGCTGAAGACTCAACTGGAGGAACTTGAAGACGAACTACAGGTGACTGAAGACGCCAAACTTCGCCTTGAAGTCAACTTGCAAGCAGCCAAGGCCAACTTTGATCGTGAGATGCAGGCTCGAGATGACCAAGCTGAGGAGAAGAGAAGAGGAATAATGAAACAG TTGAGAGAAATGGAAGCTGAACTAGAGGAAGAAAGGAAGCAAAGATCTTCTGCCTCTGCTGCCAAGAAGAAGCTTGAAATGGATTTCAATGATCTTGAGAGCAACATTGATGCTGCCACCAAGGCCAAAGAAGATGCCATCAAGCAACTTAAGAAAGCACAG GCTCAACTCAAAGATTATCATCGTGAAATTGATGACCTGCGTCAGTCACGTGACGACCTTCTCATCTCATCCCGTGAGAGCGAGAAGAAGGCGAAGAACCTTGAGGCGGACATGATGCAAGCTCAGGAGGATCTCTCTGCATCCGAACGTCAACGACGTGCTGCAGAAGCAGAGCGTGATGATCTTCAAGAGGAATTGAGTGGAGGACTCAAGGACAA ATCTGTCCAAGCTGATGAACGACGCAGACTTGAGTTGCGCATCAACGAGGTAGAAGAAGAGCGTGAAGACATGGAATCTTCATTGGAAATGATGGATGAAAAGATTAGGAAGCTGACG TCTCAAAACGAACAATTTGCAAACGAACTTTCTGCCGAACGTTCAGCTCTTCAGAAACAGGAGAGTGCGAAGAGTCATCTTGAAAGACAA AACAAGGAACTGAAGATTAAGTTGAGCGAAATGGAGCAGACGATAAGGACCAAGCAAAAGAACGCGATTGCTTCACTTGAGGCCAAAATCGCCAGTGCTGAGGAACAACTTGAGGGTGAAGCTAA AGAACGCGCTGCGGCCAACAAATTGCTTCGTCGTAGTGACAAGAAACTGAAAGAATCGCTGATGCAGATTGAAGACGAAAGGCGACACGCTGATCAATACAAAGAACAG GTCGACAAAATTAATGGCCGTGTGAAGGCGCTAAAGCGTCAGCTTGACGACACGGAAGAGGAGGTGTCACGTGCTAACGCCGGTAAGCGTAAGATCCAGCGCGACCTCGACGACATGTCTGAACAGAATGAAACTTTGCAACGCGAGGTCAACCAACTGCGAAACAAACTCAG GCGAGGTGATACCGGCATCCGCAGCTCGAAATCTTCCCGATACCGTCTCCAACATCTCCAAGACTCCGACGACGACGGAGCGGAAGGCGACGGGGAGACAACAGCTGCTGCAACCGGTGAAGCGTGA